The Helianthus annuus cultivar XRQ/B chromosome 16, HanXRQr2.0-SUNRISE, whole genome shotgun sequence genome includes a window with the following:
- the LOC110917642 gene encoding probable glycosyltransferase At5g25310, whose translation MDTRTCGNLLAYVAVAVVTFVVIFSSSADVSFSFTTTHSKPEFLIPIVQLRTKLNFNPQHSDAYMLRQSTLSSPIRNSFIGRRLPELELAGARRAIQRAATVRNLSQLLQNGDVLSGDIYHNPGEFYQSYIEMEKRFKVYVYEEGEVPIVHDGPCKDIYTIEGRFIEEMEQDHHFRTKDAHKAHVYFMPFSVAWMVRYLYKPNSYDITPLQHFVSDYVRTISTKHPFWNTTHAADHFMLSCHDWGPHASKGNLNLYNSSIRVLCNANSSEGFDPQKDVSLPEINLRNGKMPANLLSPPPLSSSRPHLAFFAGGVHGPIRPILLNQWKGQDPDLQVHDYLPKGLDYYSFMLASKYCLCPSGYEVASPRIVEAVYSECVPVIISDHYVLPFSDVLRWEAFSIQVKVSEIGELKRILTSVPENEYLRLKENLRAVRRHFVLNQPAERFDVFHMILHSVWLRRLNLKVE comes from the exons ATGGACACGAGGACATGCGGAAACCTTCTTGCTTACGTGGCGGTTGCCGTCGTCACGTTCGTCGTCATCTTCTCCTCCTCCGCCGACGTCTCTTTCTCCTTCACCACCACCCACTCCAAACCAGAGTTTCTCATTCCGATCGTTCAATTGCGAACCAAATTGAACTTCAATCCTCAACATTCCGACGCTTATATGCTCCGGCAATCAACATTATCTTCGCCTATCCGAAATTCTTTTATC GGACGAAGGTTGCCGGAGTTGGAACTTGCTGGAGCTAGACGCGCGATTCAGCGAGCGGCTACTGTCCGTAACCTTTCTCAGCTTTTGCAAAACGGTGACGTTTTGTCCGGTGATATCTATCATAACCCCGGCGAGTTTTATCA GAGCTATATAGAGATGGAGAAGAGATTCAAAGTGTATGTATATGAAGAGGGTGAGGTGCCAATAGTACATGATGGACCATGCAAAGACATATACACAATAGAAGGAAGATTCATTGAGGAGATGGAGCAAGATCATCATTTCAGGACTAAAGATGCGCACAAGGCGCATGTTTACTTCATGCCTTTCAGTGTCGCGTGGATGGTAAGGTATCTCTACAAGCCTAATTCCTATGACATCACCCCACTCCAACACTTCGTCTCTGATTACGTTAGAACCATTTCCACCAAACACCCCTTCTGGAACACAACTCATGCTGCTGATCACTTCATGCTTTCTTGTCATGATTGG GGTCCGCATGCCTCAAAAGGTAACCTTAACCTCTACAACTCGTCAATCAGGGTCCTATGCAATGCCAACTCTTCCGAAGGATTTGACCCACAAAAAGATGTGAGCCTACCTGAAATCAACCTCCGTAACGGTAAAATGCCCGCCAATCTTCTCTCTCCTCCACCACTCTCGTCCTCTAGACCCCACCTAGCATTCTTTGCAGGTGGGGTCCACGGTCCCATACGACCTATCCTCCTCAACCAGTGGAAGGGTCAGGACCCTGATCTTCAAGTCCACGACTACCTACCAAAAGGGTTAGACTACTATTCCTTCATGTTAGCATCAAAATATTGCCTGTGTCCTAGCGGCTATGAAGTGGCGAGCCCTAGGATCGTTGAGGCGGTTTATTCGGAGTGTGTGCCGGTTATAATTTCCGACCACTATGTTCTACCTTTTAGCGATGTGTTGAGGTGGGAAGCATTCTCGATTCAGGTTAAGGTGTCGGAAATTGGTGAGTTGAAACGGATTTTGACGTCGGTGCCGGAAAATGAGTATTTGAGGCTAAAGGAGAATTTGAGAGCAGTTAGGAGACATTTTGTTTTGAACCAGCCTGCTGAAAGATTTGATGTGTTTCATATGATATTGCATTCTGTTTGGCTCAGGAGATTAAATTTAAAGGTAGAGTAA